In the Pseudonocardia cypriaca genome, one interval contains:
- a CDS encoding zinc-dependent alcohol dehydrogenase, which yields MRALVLADFWKLTVDDVPEPEPGQADVLIEVVATGICGSDVHGYTGENGRRVRGQVMGHETVGRVLAVGSEAGQDLAAGDAVTVNPVLWCGNCRQCGVGREQSCPDKRIVGVTPELHSAFAERMAVPARNVVKLPAGMPIEHGALVEPLAVGYHALVRGGCREGEAVLVIGGGPIGQACVLAARRQGAERVAVSEPASHRRELNARLGAAVINPSATDDFAAAVRTALDGEPTLVVDAVGTPQTLAAAFDCAPIGTTVVLVGMGAPTLDVAAYEISTKERSVVGSFCYSADEFRDTAAWAASVPDALDTLIESRTDLDGGPASFEALARGTAQASKILVFPQGVQR from the coding sequence ATGCGCGCACTGGTGCTTGCCGACTTCTGGAAGCTGACCGTCGACGACGTGCCCGAGCCGGAGCCCGGGCAGGCGGACGTGCTGATCGAGGTGGTGGCCACCGGCATCTGCGGGTCCGACGTCCACGGCTACACCGGCGAGAACGGGCGGCGGGTGCGCGGGCAGGTCATGGGGCACGAGACCGTCGGACGGGTGCTCGCCGTCGGTTCCGAGGCGGGCCAGGATCTGGCGGCCGGTGACGCGGTGACCGTCAACCCGGTGCTGTGGTGCGGGAACTGCCGCCAGTGCGGGGTGGGGCGGGAGCAGTCGTGCCCGGACAAGCGGATCGTCGGCGTCACCCCCGAGCTGCACTCCGCGTTCGCGGAACGGATGGCGGTGCCCGCCCGCAACGTCGTGAAGCTCCCGGCCGGCATGCCGATCGAGCACGGCGCGCTCGTGGAGCCGCTGGCGGTCGGCTACCACGCGCTGGTCCGCGGCGGCTGCCGCGAGGGCGAGGCCGTCCTGGTGATCGGCGGGGGACCCATCGGGCAGGCCTGCGTGCTCGCGGCGCGGCGGCAGGGCGCGGAGCGGGTGGCGGTCTCCGAGCCGGCATCGCACCGGCGGGAGCTGAACGCGCGGCTCGGCGCCGCCGTCATCAACCCGTCCGCGACCGACGACTTCGCGGCGGCGGTGCGCACCGCGCTCGACGGGGAGCCGACCCTCGTCGTCGACGCGGTCGGCACCCCGCAGACGCTCGCCGCCGCCTTCGACTGCGCTCCGATCGGCACCACCGTCGTGCTGGTGGGCATGGGTGCGCCGACGCTCGACGTCGCCGCGTACGAGATCTCGACGAAGGAACGTTCGGTGGTCGGCAGCTTCTGCTACAGCGCCGACGAGTTCCGCGACACCGCGGCGTGGGCGGCGAGCGTGCCGGACGCCCTGGACACCTTGATCGAGAGCCGCACCGACCTCGACGGCGGTCCGGCGTCGTTCGAGGCGCTGGCTCGCGGCACCGCGCAGGCCAGCAAGATCCTCGTCTTCCCGCAGGGGGTGCAGCGGTGA
- the dgoD gene encoding galactonate dehydratase, with protein MKITGYELFAVAPRWLFLRLDTDEGVSGWGEPIVEGRAATTARAVEEAMEYLVGGDATRIEDHWQVLTKGGFYRGGPVLNSAVSGIDQALWDIAGRALGVPVHQLLGGAVRDRARVYGWVHGSEPAELADAARAQVEKGLTAVKMTPSELLAPLDTPAAIQRVIERVTAVRDAVGPGVDVAIDCHGRFSTAMSRRVLPLLEPLQPLFVEEPVLPEHTPDLGAVVQATTIPVATGERLYSRWDFRPAFEAGISVAQPDVSHAGGISETRRIAAMAETHDVLLAPHCPLGPIALAACLQVDFAAPNFLIQEQSLGIGYGDDSGLLGYLVDARPFTFTHGSIERPTGPGLGIEVDEAEVRRAAERGHAWRTPLWRHEDGSLASW; from the coding sequence GTGAAGATCACCGGCTACGAGCTCTTCGCCGTCGCGCCCCGCTGGCTCTTCCTGCGCCTCGACACCGACGAGGGCGTCAGCGGCTGGGGCGAGCCGATCGTGGAGGGCCGCGCGGCCACCACGGCCCGGGCGGTCGAGGAGGCCATGGAGTACCTCGTCGGCGGGGACGCCACCCGCATCGAGGACCACTGGCAGGTGCTCACCAAGGGCGGCTTCTACCGCGGTGGGCCGGTGCTCAACTCCGCGGTGTCGGGGATCGACCAGGCGCTGTGGGACATCGCGGGCCGCGCCCTCGGCGTCCCGGTCCACCAGCTGCTCGGCGGCGCGGTGCGTGACCGGGCCCGGGTCTACGGCTGGGTGCACGGCAGCGAGCCGGCCGAGCTGGCCGACGCCGCGCGGGCGCAGGTCGAGAAGGGCCTGACGGCGGTCAAGATGACGCCGTCGGAGCTGCTCGCACCCCTCGACACCCCGGCCGCCATCCAGCGCGTGATCGAGCGGGTCACCGCCGTGCGGGACGCCGTGGGCCCGGGCGTCGACGTCGCCATCGACTGCCACGGCCGCTTCTCAACGGCGATGTCCCGCCGGGTCCTTCCGCTCCTGGAGCCGCTGCAGCCGCTGTTCGTCGAGGAACCGGTGCTGCCCGAGCACACCCCCGACCTGGGCGCCGTCGTGCAGGCCACGACGATCCCCGTCGCCACCGGCGAGCGCCTCTACTCCAGGTGGGACTTCCGGCCGGCGTTCGAGGCGGGGATCTCGGTCGCCCAGCCCGACGTGAGCCACGCGGGCGGCATCTCCGAGACCCGGCGCATCGCGGCGATGGCCGAGACCCACGACGTCCTGCTCGCCCCGCACTGCCCGCTCGGCCCGATCGCGCTCGCCGCATGCCTGCAGGTCGACTTCGCCGCGCCGAACTTCCTCATCCAGGAGCAGTCGCTCGGCATCGGCTACGGCGACGACTCGGGCCTGCTCGGCTACCTCGTCGACGCGAGACCCTTCACGTTCACCCACGGCAGCATCGAGCGGCCCACCGGCCCCGGCCTCGGCATCGAGGTGGACGAGGCCGAGGTCCGGCGGGCGGCCGAGCGCGGGCACGCATGGCGCACGCCGCTGTGGCGGCACGAGGACGGGTCGCTCGCCTCCTGGTAG
- a CDS encoding ABC transporter ATP-binding protein/permease, with protein MGTELDWSSEWLTSSIWIVSVFVATALGSALLLVLLTRYTVWGRQFRRLAFPYFSPRGDEGWRPLLSVLLILLLAIMSVRLNVLLSYQGNGMLTALQNLDAPSFWRYIGIFCILATIHVVRSMYEVYVQTALIIRWRVWLTDRMITDWLDGRAYHKGRYTPAAVDNPDQRIQEDINSFPNDSITLGVGAVSSLVSLVSFTLILWQLSGPLTLLGVEVPRAMTFIVFAFVIIASVFAFRIGRPLILLNFLQERFNASFRYALVRLRENSENVAFQRGERVERGVLGTRFSDVIANAWAVLFRLIKFRGFNLSVSQISVVLPYIIQAPRFFSQQITLGDLNQTSSAFGEVHDALSFFRNAYDEFASYRAVLNRLTGLMDADEAARALPAADVEEADDLQVHDLTVRRPDEGVLVDDLDLELAAGASLLVTGPSGGGKTTLMRSLAQLWPYAAGSVRRPTGDGSLFLPQQPYLPLGTLRDALAYPGPGTEMDDARAADLLRKVQLPQLADQLDEVDDWSRRLSPGEQQRLGFARILVVRPKVAFLDEATSALDEGLEQSLYNLLREELPDMVIVSVGHRSSLRRFHDELLELDTDGRWERSALQQQ; from the coding sequence GTGGGCACTGAGTTGGACTGGTCGAGCGAGTGGCTCACCAGCAGCATCTGGATCGTCAGCGTCTTCGTGGCGACCGCGCTCGGCTCTGCACTGCTGCTCGTGCTGCTGACGCGGTACACGGTGTGGGGGCGGCAGTTCCGCCGCCTCGCCTTCCCCTACTTCTCGCCGCGCGGCGACGAAGGGTGGCGGCCGCTGCTCAGCGTGCTGCTGATCCTCCTACTGGCGATCATGTCGGTCCGCCTCAACGTGCTGCTGTCCTACCAGGGCAACGGCATGCTCACGGCCTTGCAGAACCTCGACGCTCCGAGCTTCTGGCGGTACATCGGCATCTTCTGCATCCTCGCCACGATCCACGTCGTTCGGTCGATGTACGAGGTCTACGTCCAGACCGCCCTCATCATCCGGTGGCGGGTGTGGCTCACGGATCGGATGATCACCGATTGGCTGGACGGGCGCGCCTACCACAAGGGCCGCTACACCCCCGCGGCCGTGGACAACCCGGACCAGCGCATCCAGGAGGACATCAACTCGTTCCCCAACGACTCGATCACACTCGGCGTCGGGGCGGTCAGCTCACTGGTGTCCCTGGTGTCGTTCACGCTCATCCTCTGGCAGCTGTCCGGGCCGCTGACCCTCCTCGGCGTCGAGGTCCCGCGCGCGATGACATTCATCGTGTTCGCCTTCGTGATCATCGCGTCGGTGTTCGCGTTCCGGATCGGGCGCCCGCTGATCCTGCTGAACTTCCTCCAGGAGAGGTTCAACGCGTCCTTCCGCTACGCCCTCGTGCGGCTGCGGGAGAACTCGGAGAACGTCGCGTTCCAGCGGGGTGAGCGGGTGGAGCGGGGAGTTCTGGGCACCCGCTTCAGCGACGTGATCGCCAACGCATGGGCGGTCCTGTTCCGCCTCATCAAGTTCAGGGGCTTCAACCTGTCGGTCAGCCAGATCTCGGTGGTGCTGCCCTACATCATCCAGGCCCCCCGGTTCTTCAGCCAGCAGATCACGCTCGGCGACCTCAACCAGACCTCGAGCGCCTTCGGCGAGGTGCACGACGCCCTGTCGTTCTTCCGCAACGCATACGACGAGTTCGCCAGCTACCGCGCAGTCCTCAACCGCCTCACGGGCCTGATGGACGCCGACGAAGCGGCCCGCGCCCTGCCCGCCGCGGATGTCGAGGAGGCCGACGACCTGCAGGTGCACGACCTCACCGTGCGCCGCCCTGACGAGGGCGTGCTGGTAGACGACCTGGACCTCGAGCTAGCTGCCGGCGCGTCGCTGCTGGTCACCGGCCCGTCGGGCGGCGGGAAGACCACGCTCATGCGCAGCCTGGCCCAGCTGTGGCCGTATGCAGCAGGGTCCGTGCGCCGCCCGACCGGCGACGGCTCGCTCTTCCTCCCCCAGCAGCCCTACCTGCCGCTGGGCACCCTCCGCGACGCGCTCGCCTACCCCGGTCCGGGAACCGAGATGGACGACGCCAGGGCGGCGGACCTGCTGCGCAAGGTGCAGCTGCCGCAGCTGGCCGACCAGCTCGACGAGGTCGACGACTGGTCCCGGCGCCTCTCGCCCGGCGAGCAGCAGCGCCTCGGGTTCGCCCGCATCCTGGTGGTGCGGCCGAAGGTGGCGTTCCTGGACGAGGCCACCTCGGCCCTCGACGAGGGCCTCGAGCAGAGCCTCTACAACCTGCTGCGCGAGGAGCTGCCCGACATGGTCATCGTCAGCGTCGGGCACCGCAGCTCGCTGCGCCGCTTCCACGACGAGCTGCTCGAGCTGGACACCGACGGCCGCTGGGAGCGGTCGGCCCTCCAGCAGCAGTAG